The SAR324 cluster bacterium sequence AGCCTGATCATTTCCTGTGATGCAGGAGGGACAGCGGACTCCTCCCTCGGACGCGTCCAGTTGATGTTTGTCATGAAAAAAAACAGCAGGAAAAATAGTTGACTGTTTCCATAGTTGTTTGTCACATTTAATACACTGCGAAAGATTGGGGGAAATACCCAGCAATTCCAGCAACCGTATTTCAAACAACAGCTTGATGAGAGATTCGTGTCCCTCTGACTGAAGATCAGAGTAAGATTGCCTCAATAAATCATAATAGATACGGGCTTCGGATTCCGGAAATTTACAGGCCAGAACCAGTTCAGACACATAACAGGCATATAAAAATTTATTATAGTTTTGTCGCAGTCCGGGATAGCTTTCGAGGAGATCACAGTTTTTGATCTGTACCAACTCTCTCGCAGGATGTTCCTGGTA is a genomic window containing:
- the recO gene encoding DNA repair protein RecO, producing the protein MKTSNCLILKQMDFKEKDKLITFLDCESGKKSGLIFGAKSLKSRHLSSSEPFIHVRLVYQEHPARELVQIKNCDLLESYPGLRQNYNKFLYACYVSELVLACKFPESEARIYYDLLRQSYSDLQSEGHESLIKLLFEIRLLELLGISPNLSQCIKCDKQLWKQSTIFPAVFFHDKHQLDASEGGVRCPSCITGNDQAIWISAGTLSYLKHITSLVKPMESTVKATAQNLSELNLALSVYLNHHLETQLQSHKLLKIQT